A segment of the Branchiostoma floridae strain S238N-H82 chromosome 10, Bfl_VNyyK, whole genome shotgun sequence genome:
GTGCCCCCTGTAAAACGTGCTTGTCACAGATAGAGAGGGCCTCAGAGGGGTCATCTTAAATTGACACTCACACATCCTAATAGCTGTCATTCTTTGGAAGGAATGAATTTCATACTCGTTATTACGTGAAAGAACCAGAAACTAAGTCTTTCCTTAAACGTTCCTTTTTCAGTGTTACAACAGACGTTTATGTTTGTCAATTTTTTCTCCACAGGACGCTGAAAGCTGAACCGTCAGTATGAAGGCTATCTACCTCTTGTGTCTGGTGCTGACCGTGGCCGTTGTGCAAGGAGGGCGCGTGAAGCGAGCTGGTGCGTTGATGTTCTTTAATTACCTGTTcttttaggcttaggtcccaattggaaaaaggggccctgcggGCAGTTCACGGGGTAGTTTTGGCAGCGTGACCCCTACGGGGCCCGTGGGACACCTTGCGACCCCGGGGTATTattgggcccggccgggcaccgggttgattttaagtcGGACTCAAAATGAACCCTGGACCCGGTAACAGATAACTACCCGTGGGAACATCGAGGGGCACCCCTCGGTTTCCGCCAGTCcatcgggacaaatttgtggcttcggagtcCGGCCGGGGCTctatccctgacgggcacctgTGCAATTGGGGCCCAAGCTTAAAAGGGGTTAACTACTACAAACAAGAGAGAATACAATGTTATGAatataaaatcatcaaaatttgtcaaattttggtcACATCTTAATGAAGAAATGGACTATTCACAAACCAGTAGCTGAATGGtgcccctcccccatgcagaccaATGACTTGAGGCCACTTCAAGTCACGCATGTATTTGTTGGGAAAAGATAAGTTTTCTACATCTACAGCTTGATGATAGACATAATTCAGACATTGGCGGGTAGCATTACGAAATGAATGTTTGTACCTTTATGAAATATTTGCCACAAAATACTTGCCCGACACTAGAAAACAACTCTAACACGTACATGTGCGTGATTCTGTGTTGCAGCTACAGAGCAAAGCAGTGAGAAGAGGGAGGCGTTCATGAACGATCTGGAAAAACTGCGCTTCTTCGAAAAGCAGTTCGCCAGGGATGGTCAAATGCACGACAAGGGGCTGAAGGCGGCTCAAGCTGTGCGTGATTTCCTGAATGTGGGAAAAGCCTGGGCAGCCAAGAAGAGAGGTCTGAAAGCAGCAGCCAGTTCTGACGACGAGAAGGTGGGGAAACGGGGAGCTTTCATGAACGACATGCAGAACGCCGTTCTGTTTGAGAAGCAGTTCAGCAAGAAAGGAGAACTCTCCCCAAATGAGATGAAGGCAGCCAAAGCAGTCCGTGAGTATCGGGAATTTGCGGCAGCTTGGCAGGAAAGGAAGAATGCTGGAGAGAAGAGGGAAAACCTTCTGTCCGATCTGCAAAAAACCATCGACTTCGAGAAGAAGTTCTACCCAGAGGGGAAGCTGTCGCAACACGAGAGGAAGGCCGCGAAAGCAGTTGGCGACTACCTGAAGTCAGGAAAGGCATGGGAAGCGAAGAAGAAGGGGCTGAAGGTACAAGGGAGTCGCTCAACCGAAGGCGGCGAAGAAAAGCGAAGCAGCTTCCTGAACAACCTCAAGGAAACCCTGCAGTTCGAGAAGCAGTTCTACAAGAAGGGAAAGATGTCTCCTCAAGAAAGCAAGGTGGCCAAAGAAGCCCGTGAGTTTCTGAAGATTGGCCAAGCTTGGGAGAAGAAGAAGGGCAAGAATTGAAGAAAGAAGGGAAAACGATAAGAATTAGACATTGAATGGCAAAATGTCTGAAAAAATTCCTCATGAATGTGTCTCATATGTTATAGCGTAGTAGTCTGTGGGCCGACGTTAGTGGCAATAACATTAGATATTTGGGGTACTTTTAGGTTGCTAGATTTGGCGCAGTAAATAGATGTGCAATGGCGAAATTCATTGTCCAAATTATGTCAACTAGTCATGTAACAACTTTAAAAGAAAACTAGTATTTCAACTTGATCTCATTTAACGCACACATCCATACTGTAAGCTATCATAGAAATATGTCATCTACGCACAAAGGCAACAACAGCGTTGTAATGGGCCAGAATTCCAGGGATACATTCTGGCTTGCAACACCGGGGGTTCGTGAAATATATAGTCACGGATCGTGGCGACGGACACGTTACGGAATACGGACACCGAAAACTGGCGGGAAAAACGACAGGAAAAAAGGCACTTGGACTTGCATAACAGCGTAGGGAGCGAACTTCACACTAACTTTAAGGGTCAGTGTAGTACATTATGTTTGGGGAAAACGGTAAAGGCAGTGTTGGCCATATTGGGGTTCTTTAAGATGGATAGTTAGTGATACCAGAAACATAGCACTAGTGACGCATGAAACATATTGCATGCTTTTGTAGGAAATGGATCGTATTTGAAATAATGTTCTTGAAGAATACTGATGgctttgtgtgtttattttctGTGTGATCATCTTGATGACATGCATGGCTAATtaaatttcaaaaatacaaaagctatatatacacatgtaacacaaacaaacaaacacaggccCTCTAATTCCTCTAGTAAACCTCTCAGCTTATTTGGCCTATATATAAtacctttattgcaaattcatacccgaaggctaattgcaagtatacATGAGCATACAATATAATGATCAAAATGATAATAGGATatagaatacagaaatgaaataaacgCAAAACGAAATAAAAGTCATAATCTAGTGCTACTACTAATTCAAAACGGTTGctattgatttcttttctgtgggcagtggaggatgaaattgCCGACATTTTGGGAAATATATGCATTGGGTGGTGTTATCAGAAATACAGCTTATAATACATCCCAAGCAACCCAAAGAGTATGAAATGTTAGAGACTTTCCCCAACCCCAAGCGAGCCTCAAGGGGAGGGTTTGGCAGGTTTTGGTGACCCGCATGGTGAGCCCATAAAATCTCACACGATATACTGACACAACTTAAACCATTATAGTGAATAAACACATACTTCGTCGAGCACATTGTAAGACAGAAGTAAGTCCCACATTTGCGAACTAATGACGTACTTAGGAAGTGTCTACTCTTGTTGCTAGGTAATTTCGTCATTATCTTCAAACATGGACGAAATTTAACAGAAGGCATACATAGGCCGCAGTGGGGGCTTGGGTAAAAGCCTCTCATACATGTAGCCCAAACTGCTTTCAACTTTTCGAATAGCTTATTTATCCCAACAGTAAAATATTCGATAGGTCATTCCTATTGGTCTGAAAAGGGCACTTGTTTTTCCACAAGGTAAAGATGGTGTTTTTTTCTACTCTCCGCCATTTTGTTCCATTGTCTTAGCGAAGAGGCATGGCGTCCACCTATCACTCTTCACCAGATCTACATGTGTTCCCATGAACTATATTTTTGACAAGTGAACCTATGTAAACCGCAGTGACCTTGAAGTAATAGGGCTATTCTTCGCCTACTATTACAGTTGAAATAACATCTTAGTAACGGATACCTCCACATGTTTTGGACGGCAGGCCCAAAATGTTGCATGCACTTTAtaacccctttccactaggacggcgctaaaatttgacagatcgttcaACGCAGTGCATAGAAAAAGAAAGGGATCTTTCTTCCTCTTTGTGTGGTTtgtgtcttttcagtcacacttttacattttgtatgatatgtcCAGTATGAAATTAAAGGTTATAAACATACGTTTAAAGACGCATAGAGAGCGTGGCGtgatcaccgtctagtggaaagttGACCTAAGAACAAGCGAGAATATAGTTTAACGTGACAAAGCAATCTTCTTTTAGAGAATCGGATTGCTCGGCAAGACAATGTCTCTTAACAGTGCTAAGTgtaaaacattaattttgttttgcaatATTCGGGTTTCCAGTACTGGCATATCAAAGATGCTTACAAATCAGACATTCAGTAAGGCTTGTATTACGGTTTACAGCGATACTTAAATATCATACAATCCAAAACATGCGTTATCTTTGCATCGCTTATAATGGCAGTTGGTGACAATGCGACCCTTCAACCCGCCCAAAAAGCAAAGTGCCCAGAGGGTTTTTAATTGTGTTTTTGAATACCTTACTGCACTCGCCCAAACTTTGTACAAAAGAATTCAAACGCTACAGAAATCGCGAATTTCCTTTCATTGTTGAAAATATATCCCAATTACAGTTCATAAAGGTGTTCAGTTAAGTTGGTGATAGTAAAAATGACAGTTTTGTTCACAGAACGTAGATAACGAAGGACAAATGTCTTAATTGTGGTTTCACACAGGTCCCGCGGGTAAACGTGATTAGATATGTAGACCGAAAAGTTGTCAAACTTGTTTGTTGCACGTACCAATATCAGTCATTCGAGGGGGGTGAgcgaaaacttttattttcccgCATTTGCCTAAAAACTTTGGTTAACTGTTTATTCTAACATATATAGCACTTGCATGACAGAAACCCCACATAATTTCCATCCTTTACATTTCTAATGATATTTAGGTCAGAACTGATTTAACTTGAAACAAAAAGTTCGTGAGTCTACCCCCCAAACGGTACAGGAGTTGGACGATTCCTACGGTAGGTCAGAAGTGGTCTTTGTGCCACACTTTTTTCACAGAGACGCGTTGAGTGTCTCATTTCAAGACGAGCTGAAAGGAAGACCACGGGATCTTCTTGCGGCTCGGGGAAACATCTTCGTCTCTGACAGTAAGTTGAATCCTATTGTCTTATCAGATCAACTGAGAGGATTTAGGCTGTAAAATTGTCGCCGTCGTTTGTCAAAAAAACATACGTGACAAAAATGGCGGGTAGGTGGGCGTGTCAATACTTTCACTTGTACAGATTTTGTACGGGTGAGAGAAGCTCAATTCAATAACATAACTGAACTCTCTGCGCTCGTTTTGACAGCCAACCATGTATAAATCATCTTTGAATTCTTTTTGTGTACTGGAAAAACGTTTAGAGCAAAGTAAGGTGTGGTTTTTCCAAGTCATGCTTTTGTATGAAAGTGCGCGGAACGTTGTAGCTAAACTGGGAGCAAAAACGTCTTAAATTGATAATAAAAAGTTATAGGACAATAGAGGATAGATTATGTCCGTTTTAACGCTGCTTTTTGAGACAAAGAGGTTGACTCTTGTATAAGGTGCCGTAGGTCATGTAATATAACCTTGAGGATTCTGTCTCAGATTGTCGTACAAAGTCTATACAATGGCACATATTATTCGCAGggaatttgaaaaacaaacaatttttacctttttaacaggaataaacaagaaataaaagggATGCATATTCAAGTAAAATGTCTGTAATCTACACACACTGCTGGCCAGTGCTGGGTAATAATCAACATTTCTATCTTGTTATCTATGttttgatatttaaaaaaaatcaaactcaCAGCAGAATGACAGTATCCCATCATGTGCTGTTGTGGCcaatgaaatgtgtttcttaAATAgttatacatgaaatacagaATACAGAGTATGGTTTACTTGTCATAAAAAGCGTCTGACTTGTGCATCAGATGGTGTAAAAGGCATAAGGACATCCCTACAGAGTTTTGTTTACTTGCTTATCATCCGTTCGCTTCTATCTCTGGGGCCTCGTAGTTTATGATGTCTCTCGTATATTAACACCAATACAGCGAAGATTGTAGGTTTCTCAACACGGAGAATTACTTCACTGCTTCATTAGTAAGGCATATCGTGAATACTTAAATGGTTATACGTAACTGGGGCTTTTTACAACATGAAATGCTATCAAACCGCTTTTAAAACTATTGCATCCGCGATTTTTCTaccacaatacaatacaattataCAACTATGTCGCTAAGGATCGCACCAAGACCTACATCATATTTCTTACCAGGAGAAGATTGCTGATAAATATACACagggcatgctgttgaattatttctggcccgttctgtgtttttgttttgtcttttatgccgtacttttcgttccccaaaagtTAGGCAAAACTGCCCAGTCGGGCtcctttgtgaaaatgttatCATCGGATAGTCGCACAGTTATTTCTGGGTGGGAATGACACGCCTTGGTCAAATCTAAATGGCGTTCATAGACAAGATCTGCTTCGACAGAATCTTCTGAATCTTCTTAACGATCATGTGTAGGTGGTCTTTATCGCCTGCTATTCCTTCTTCTTTGCTTGTAGTTCATCAGAAGCATGAAGGTGAAAATCCAGAAACAAAGCTTACAACTGTTAAAAGATACCACTTGGTACAATGAACATCACTATAGATTACACTGGAAAACAGCACGTGCACCCTACAGGCATCTGTTTTGTGTCGTTCGGCTTGCCTGAATATGTAGATGATTGAgacaatgcaaaacaaaaccTATCAAGAAACACATCTGTAGTGCAGTCACTCGTTGACTTTGTATTTCGGCATGTTCCGTTTTGTTTACTTGACAAAGGTTTGTGTCAGGCACTATAGCCCATTTCTACACTACGAGCACCCCTCCCCCTCTGAATACCTGTCATTATATATGCACAACAAAGTATGTCGCCCGACAACTTACCTGGCCACgaggtttggaaatgtataaCTCAACAGGTTTAAAAGATAGTCAAATTAATTACAGGTACATTGTAGTTTCGGAATTTTTACCTTCATGTTTTGGGTCTGTTTAACGTAAGAACTTCTTGATGGATTGTGTTGATGTTTGGTGTATTTGGAGGGTTTTgtaaagacgaaggtcaaggtctaGTATAGGTCTCCTGACGGttgaccttagtactgcagcagaacgtcttTGTACAGAGTAAGattatttcataataaaggcaaaTCGTAGTGGGCAACTTCAATTCAACCGTTCACACTCACGCCACATCATTCGAAAAGACGTTGTAGCCGCATAATTCCCGTTAAGAACTTTATTCAAGCCCACAACATCGTTGGCAACATCTCTAGAGCTGTTCACGCTGTGAACAGCCAGTGGAGTTATTTTTCTCAGATGTAAACAACAGTGATGGCCATAAATGTATTCGGAAAGACCAATAGCACCTGGCTCGTTTGAGATTTTTTTACTCAACTTCCTCAGCTTTGGTTTGGATAGGAGGCGCTATCAGCAAACAATGcaacactgcaaaaaaacatgTAGAAATGGACGACTGAATTTTGTTGGCACATCAAACAATTATGCTATATTAGACACGTCTGTATAATCCAAATGTTTAATGTTTGTCAATGATGGCGttaaacaatgttttttctCAGTTTGAGTTACATGACCTACGGCGCCTTATACAAGCACTTAAGTGTAAACCTTTttgtttgagagagagagagagggagagaggggggggaacaaagagagggagagagagagagagaggagaaagagggagaaagagagagagaaagacaagcACTGTTTATACTGTCCGACTGACCAAGCGTTTTCTTAATTGCCACATTTAACAGTGCTTGTCATACACTACAATGCCTCCACTGTTTTATATAcatctacacatgtacatcgcCCATTTTGAACCATTTAGTGGGCCCTGGGGGTATGGCTTGTCGTAAAGCATGCACGTACGACCATCTGTCAGTAACAACATTAAGAAGGTAACGTATCCGAACATCGGTTGTAACTAGTATATCAAACATTGGAAACCTTGATGTCAACTTAACACCTAGTTGTTTGGTAATATACCAGTTAGCTAAAGGTTGTACTTAGTATAGAGcctcttgttttgttgttgttgctgcacGGGTCTGTCATTGTGGAATGCACATAATTGTAGTAGCATGGGTAATTAGACAGGTGTTGCTGCCTCGCGGTAACCTCTCTGTTCTCTAAAACGCCTCCAATCGCGTAGAATTGGGATTCAGCCCTCGACAAAGTCTACATTAAAAGACTGATTAAAAATTAGCACAGTATCTCCACCTCTAACCCATCTATACCATACCTGATCGCCTTCGAATGGATTAGGCTGATAAAACGCACACTTACAGGACACAATTGAACTTTCTGACCCAAAATATGTTTCCATTTGCCACAAATACGTACAAAGAGTTCTACATATCTGAAAAGAGATTTGCGCGCGTCAGTTTATCCTCATACGTTGACCAGCATAGGTGAAAACGCTATGGATGTATtgtttgtgatgatatttagtatatTAGTAGGTCTGTTGAATTTGATGTTTGGGTTTAATTCTGGAATTTCTGGGTCTCCTGGCGGCTGCTCTTGGTACTGTAGTGGAACGTTCTGTTTTTGTATAATCTGTTCTGGaaatgctgtggtcgtgattttttgtAGCCCCAGCAAATTTCTGTAAGTGTTTTGTTAGACCCATGGGTGGTTACAATCTACAGCAATTCCATCCACTCAGTTGAATTATGACCCTGTCAGCAAAGCGTGCTGAATACGCCCCCTCGTAGCTGTTAGACTAGATAGGTCAACACGCCAGTCACCCGTGAAAGCGCACACGCTACGGAGGGAGTATTTCTAACTAGAGACTGTGAATCTttgacattttcacaaaatctctatttttttcaatggcttTATTTCACATGTACCTAGCTGTGAGAAACTTACGTTTACACCTGCTCCAATCCTAAAAGATATCTTAGCATTATCATTACAATGGTTGCCTGGTGTTTTTTTGCAGCGGTAGAACTCAGTAGAACAAAGTTTCAGATATATACGTTGGAACAACGTACCATGAGTAATAAACAAGGTGGCTACAAGACAAAAGGGATATAATTCATCATTTGTATCTGCGAGATTTTGGAACCGGTTGCAACAGAATCAGAAAATATTCCACAGTTACAGCAGACATAAAGTAACGTTCATGTTTGTCCATTTTTTCGCCCATAGAACGCTGACAGCTGACCGTCAGGATGAAGGTCCTCTACCTCCTGTGCCTTGTGCTGACCGCTGCTGTGGTTCAGGGGTATCCAGTCTGGAAGCGTGATGAAGGTATGGTAATGTTCGATATCTAGTACAACATTCAAAATTATAGGTTTGTGGGGAGGGGTGGTTTTTTACGTAAGTGTGAAACTGATTATGAAGAATACAGACAGCAACGAAGATGAATGTGTTTGCACATGTCACCCTCATATTTGCCCCATTCACCCCGGAAAATCCCTTTGCTTCTGGTGCGGTTCCCAATAACAATATGCACTGCAAAGTTGACAATACTCGGTGGATGATGGCGAGGGCTTCTTCATCCAATCTTCCGCCAGTTTCCCGTCCACATCAACTACCTCCCGGGAGTTTGCATGAAACGTCATTTGACGTCCACGTCCTTTCACCCGCGACGAAGCAGTCATTTACGTTACGACNNNNNNNNNNNNNNNNNNNNNNNNNNNNNNNNNNNNNNNNNNNNNNNNNNNNNNNNNNNNNNNNNNNNNNNNNNNNNNNNNNNNNNNNNNNNNNNNNNNNNNNNNNNNNNNNNNNNNNNNNNNNNNNNNNNNNNNNNNNNNNNNNNNNNNNNNNNNNNNNNNNNNNNNNNNNNNNNNNNNNNNNNNNNNNNNNNNNNNNNNNNNNNNNNNNNNNNNNNNNNNNNNNNNNNNNNNNNNNNNNNNNNNNNNNNNNNNNNNNNNNNNNNNNNNNNNNNNNNNNNNNNNNNNNNNNNNNNNNNNNNNNNNNNNNNNNNNNNNNNNNNNNNNNNNNNNNNNNNNNNNNNNNNNNNNNNNNNNNNNNNNNNNNNNNNNNNNNNNNNNNNNNNNNNNNNNNNNNNNNNNNNNNNNNNNNNNNNNNNNNNNNNNNNNNNNNNNNNNNNNNNNNNNNNNNNNNNNNNNNNNNNNNNNNNNNNNNNNNNNNNNNNNNNNNNNNNNNNNNNNNNNNNNNNNNNNNNNNNNNNNNNNNNNNNNNNNNNNNNNNNNNNNNNNNNNNNNNNNNNNNNNNNNNNNNNNNNNNNNNNNNNNNNNNNNNNNNNNNNNNNNNNNNNNNNNNNNNNNNNNNNNNNNNNNNNNNNNNNNNNNNNNNNNNNNNNNNNNNNNNNNNNNNNNNNNNNNNNNNNNNNNNNNNNNNNNNNNNNNNNNNNNNNNNNNNNNNNNNNNNNNNNNNNNNNNNNNNNNNNNNNNNNNNNNNNNNNNNNNNNNNNNNNNNNNNNNNNNNNNNNNNNNNNNNNNNNNNNNNNNNNNNNNNNNNNNNNNNNNNNNNNNNNNNNNNNNNNNNNNNNNNNNNNNNNNNNNNNNNNNNNNNNNNNNNNNNNNNNNNNNNNNNNNNNNNNNNNNNNNNNNNNNNNNNNNNNNNNNNNNNNNNNNNNNNNNNNNNNNNNNNNNNNNNNNNNNNNNNNNNNNNNNNNNNNNNNNNNNNNNNNNNNNNNNNNNNNNNNNNNNNNNNNNNNNNNNNNNNNNNNNNNNNNNNNNNNNNNNNNNNNNNNNNNNNNNNNNNNNNNNNNNNNNNNNNNNNNNNNNNNNNNNNNNNNNNNNNNNNNNNNNNNNNNNNNNNNNNNNNNNNNNNNNNNNNNNNNNNNNNNNNNNNNNNNNNNNNNNNNNNNNNNNNNNNNNNNNNNNNNNNNNNNNNNNNNNNNNNNNNNNNNNNNNNNNNNNNNNNNNNNNNNNNNNNNNNNNNNNNNNNNNNNNNNNNNNNNNNNNNNNNNNNNNNNNNNNNNNNNNNNNNNNNNNNNNNNNNNNNNNNNNNNNNNNNNNNNNNNNNNNNNNNNNNNNNNNNNNNNNNNNNNNNNNNNNNNNNNNNNNNNNNNNNNNNNNNNNNNNNNNNNNNNNNNNNNNNNNNNNNNNNNNNNNNNNNNNNNNNNNNNNNNNNNNNNNNNNNNNNNNNNNNNNNNNNNNNNNNNNNNNNNNNNNNNNNNNNNNNNNNNNNNNNNNNNNNNNNNNNNNNNNNNNNNNNNNNNNNNNNNNNNNNNNNNNNNNNNNNNNNNNNNNNNNNNNNNNNNNNNNNNNNNNNNNNNNNNNNNNNNNNNNNNNNNNNNNNNNNNNNNNNNNNNNNNNNNNNNNNNNNNNNNNNNNNNNNNNNNNNNNNNNNNNNNNNNNNNNNNNNNNNNNNNNNNNNNNNNNNNNNNNNNNNNNNNNNNNNNNNNNNNNNNNNNNNNNNNNNNNNNNNNNNNNNNNNNNNNNNNNNNNNNNNNNNNNNNNNNNNNNNNNNNNNNNNNNNNNNNNNNNNNNNNNNNNNNNNNNNNNNNNNNNNNNNNNNNNNNNNNNNNNNNNNNNNNNNNNNNNNNNNNNNNNNNNNNNNNNNNNNNNNNNNNNNNNNNNNNNNNNNNNNNNNNNNNNNNNNNNNNNNNNNNNNNNNNNNNNNNNNNNNNNNNNNNNNNNNNNNNNNNNNNNNNNNNNNNNNNNNNNTGACATCCATCGTGCACTTCATCAGGCAGAGATAACAAGAGGTCACTGCAATCCTACCGAGCTTTGGCAGCCTCTACCCTCACTACCCTTGGTGACTACAAACCGCCTGCCCCACTGACGAGACGAGATCCGAGGTGATCCCAAGGTGCAACCAAACCCTCCTGCCAACCCGGCCTCTCCTATTCCTTCCCGATAGTCGAAAGTCGTACGGATTCGTGGGTCAACATAACTTTGTCGGTTTAGATTCTTGAGACCGTGTTGTGGTTTGTGCAGAAACAGCAGCTTGCGGGACCTTCGAGTTTCCCTGCCGCAATGGCGGTTGCATCGCCGGAGACCAGGTCTGTGACGGGGACGACGATTGTGGAGACAACTCAGACGAAGAGGGTTGTCAGGAGACTCAGGACTGTACCGAGTTTGCATGTCTTGACGGACAGTGCATTGCTTTCGATAACATCTGCAATGGACAACCCGAGTGCAAGGATGGCTCGGACGAAAATGAAGCATTTTGCGCAAAATTAGCCGCTGCGCAAGGAGGATCAAGGAGGTCTGGTAAGACATGGGTGAATATATAATGACGAATAGACAACCAACCATTGGGCTGTGCAATGGATATAATGACGAATAGACAACCAGCCATTCGGCCAGGCAATGATACATTTATGCTGTATTTAAATCTAAaaactgttttctgtttttataAGCTTCCACATTTTTTTAGCAAAACTGCAATTTTACCGATTTTGATACCATTTTCTAACCTTTTCACTGGAATGTTCTGTTTTTCAAGTCTTTCAAACGGCTTCTACTTATTTACATGTCTATATTCTGACAGTGTGGTTGCATTGCTGTAGATAACTTCTCAGTAACCGCACTGATATCTTTATAACTTCTTGTTACAGGTATTTCAGAAACACAAGCAGTGGGTTTGGAAGAAAACCTGTTGAATGCTATTGTGAAGAAAAAGAACGAGGAGACAAGTGAGAAGAGGGATGCCTTCATGGCCGATCTGCAAAAAGTGCACGACTTCGAAAAGCAGTTCTCCAGAGATGGACAACTACATGAACGCGGACTTAAAATGGCAAACGAATTGCGCGAGTTCTTGAAGTATGGAAAAGCATGGGAGGCCAAGAAGAAAGGTTTAAAAGCACAAGAATACCGTTCTAACGAAAATGAAGTAGGGAAAAGAAGCGCTTTCATGGACGACCTCCTGGACAGTCTTCAATTTGAAAAGCAGTTCAGCAAAAAAGGAGAGTTGTCTCCCAATGAGATGAAGACAGCCAAAGCAATCCGAGAGTACCTTGAATTTGATAAGGCATGGGCGGAGAAGAAGGGTAACCCATTCTCGTCATTTTTTGGTGACGATGATTCCTCATCATCAGAGGAAGactcctcatcatcatcctcggaagaagaggaagagaagAAAGATGACTCTTCATCatcggatgatgatgattcctCCTCCTCTTCGGACGATGCTCTCGACAAGAAACAAGAAGATAGTTTCTCATcctcagatgatgatgattcctCTTCATCTTCGGACGAAGATTTGGACAAGAAACAAGAGGATGACTCCTCCTCAGATGACGATgactcctcctcctcatcagaAGATGATTCCTCCTCCTCTTCGGACGATGATCTCGACAAGAAACAAGAAGATAGTTCCTCATcctcagatgatgatgattcctCTTCATCTTCTGACGAAGATTTGGACAAGAAACAAGAGGATGACTCCTCCTCAGATGACGACGACTCCTCCTcctcagatgatgatgattcctCCTCCTCTTCGGACGATGATCTCGACAAGAAACAAGAAGATAGTTCCTCATcctcagatgatgatgattcctCTTCCTCTTCTGACGAAGATTTGGACAAGAAACAAGAGGATGACTCCTCCTCAGATGAGGATGACTCCTCATCCTCCTCAGATGATGATTCCTCCTCCTCTTCGGACGATGATCTCGACAAGAAACAAGAAGATAGTTCCTCATcctcagatgatgatgattcctCTTCATCCGATGACGATGACTCCTCCTCCTCTTCGGACGAAGACCTGGACATAAAAAGGGATTCGTTCATGGCCGATCTCCAAAAAGTGCACGACTTTGAACAGCAATTCTCCAGAGATGGACAACTGCATGAACGCGGGCTTAAAATGGCAAACGAATTACGAGAGTTCTTGAATTTCGGAAAAGCATGGGAGGCCAAGAAGAAAGGTTTAAAAGCACAAGAATACCGTTCTAACGAAAATGAAGTAGGGAAAAGAAACGCTTTCATGGACGACCTCCTGGACAGTCTTCAATTTGAAAAGCAGTTCAGCAAAAAAAGGAGAGTTGTCTCCCAATGAGATGAAGACAGCCAAAGCAATTCGAGAGTATCTTGATTTGATAAGGCCTGGGCGGAGAAGAAGGGTAACCCATTCT
Coding sequences within it:
- the LOC118424839 gene encoding uncharacterized protein LOC118424839 codes for the protein MKAIYLLCLVLTVAVVQGGRVKRAATEQSSEKREAFMNDLEKLRFFEKQFARDGQMHDKGLKAAQAVRDFLNVGKAWAAKKRGLKAAASSDDEKVGKRGAFMNDMQNAVLFEKQFSKKGELSPNEMKAAKAVREYREFAAAWQERKNAGEKRENLLSDLQKTIDFEKKFYPEGKLSQHERKAAKAVGDYLKSGKAWEAKKKGLKVQGSRSTEGGEEKRSSFLNNLKETLQFEKQFYKKGKMSPQESKVAKEAREFLKIGQAWEKKKGKN
- the LOC118424455 gene encoding lisH domain-containing protein C1711.05-like isoform X1, with translation MKVLYLLCLVLTAAVVQGYPVWKRDEETAACGTFEFPCRNGGCIAGDQVCDGDDDCGDNSDEEGCQETQDCTEFACLDGQCIAFDNICNGQPECKDGSDENEAFCAKLAAAQGGSRRSGISETQAVGLEENLLNAIVKKKNEETSEKRDAFMADLQKVHDFEKQFSRDGQLHERGLKMANELREFLKYGKAWEAKKKGLKAQEYRSNENEVGKRSAFMDDLLDSLQFEKQFSKKGELSPNEMKTAKAIREYLEFDKAWAEKKGNPFSSFFGDDDSSSSEEDSSSSSSEEEEEKKDDSSSSDDDDSSSSSDDALDKKQEDSFSSSDDDDSSSSSDEDLDKKQEDDSSSDDDDSSSSSEDDSSSSSDDDLDKKQEDSSSSSDDDDSSSSSDEDLDKKQEDDSSSDDDDSSSSDDDDSSSSSDDDLDKKQEDSSSSSDDDDSSSSSDEDLDKKQEDDSSSDEDDSSSSSDDDSSSSSDDDLDKKQEDSSSSSDDDDSSSSDDDDSSSSSDEDLDIKRDSFMADLQKVHDFEQQFSRDGQLHERGLKMANELREFLNFGKAWEAKKKGLKAQEYRSNENEVGKRNAFMDDLLDSLQFEKQFSKKRRVVSQ
- the LOC118424455 gene encoding lisH domain-containing protein C1711.05-like isoform X2 codes for the protein MKVLYLLCLVLTAAVVQGYPVWKRDEGISETQAVGLEENLLNAIVKKKNEETSEKRDAFMADLQKVHDFEKQFSRDGQLHERGLKMANELREFLKYGKAWEAKKKGLKAQEYRSNENEVGKRSAFMDDLLDSLQFEKQFSKKGELSPNEMKTAKAIREYLEFDKAWAEKKGNPFSSFFGDDDSSSSEEDSSSSSSEEEEEKKDDSSSSDDDDSSSSSDDALDKKQEDSFSSSDDDDSSSSSDEDLDKKQEDDSSSDDDDSSSSSEDDSSSSSDDDLDKKQEDSSSSSDDDDSSSSSDEDLDKKQEDDSSSDDDDSSSSDDDDSSSSSDDDLDKKQEDSSSSSDDDDSSSSSDEDLDKKQEDDSSSDEDDSSSSSDDDSSSSSDDDLDKKQEDSSSSSDDDDSSSSDDDDSSSSSDEDLDIKRDSFMADLQKVHDFEQQFSRDGQLHERGLKMANELREFLNFGKAWEAKKKGLKAQEYRSNENEVGKRNAFMDDLLDSLQFEKQFSKKRRVVSQ